From the Corynebacterium zhongnanshanii genome, the window ATCGGCGAGGACGGCAAGGTTACCGGCTTGAAGGGTGCTCAGTGCCAGTTCGGCCCGAACGGCCTGGAGAACGTGGAGGGCACCGACTTCGAAATGGACGCGGACCTGGTGCTGCTGGCCATGGGCTTCGTGTCCGTGGAACGCAGCGCTGCCGTGGCTGACCTGGACCTTGAGGTGGATCAGCGCGGTCGCCTGGTGCGTGACGAGAACTTCCGGGCAACGCCGCAGGCCCCGGAGTTTGCGAAGAAGAAGGTGTTCGTGGCCGGCGATGCGGGTCGCGGACAGTCCCTGATCGTGTGGGGCATTTCCGAGGGACGTGCCACGGCGGCTGCTGTGGACCGGGCTTTGATGGGTGAGACGGCTCTGCCTCGTCCGATCAAGCCGACGGATGTCGCGATGCGCGCATAGCACCACCTTCTAAGCCTTACCTTCTAGGCTCTACCTTCTACCTGAGCCCGGGGACTCCTTACCCCCGGGCTTTTGTTTACCCAGGCTCCCACAAAATGTTCGCCCAAAACGCCAGATTTGACCCCAAATCTGGCGTTTTGAGCGAACATTTTGTCTAGACCGGTGCTGAGGCGCCCGCCGGCTCAGCGCCACACACCCTCCGGGTAGACTGGCCTGCATGCATATCCCCGAGATCTCCATCCGAGACCAAGAGATCAAACTCGGCCAGTTCGTGAAGCTCGCCAACCTGGTAGAGACCGGAGGCGTAGCCAAAGAAGTCATCGCCTCCGGAGCCGTGAACGTCAACGGCCAGACGGAAACCCGCCGAGGAAAAACACTCAGAGCTGGCGATGAAGTGACCCTCGTCGACCTCACCACCGGCGAAGTGTTGGTCGGGGCGCGGGTCGCGACGAACGAGAACCTCGGCGTCGATGATGATGACGACCTCGGCGAGTATTTCGACGAAGCCACTGCAGACGACGATTTCGACCCCGAAAAGTGGAGGAACATGTAATGCCAGCACTCATCGCGCAGCCCGGAATGCCCATCTGGGTGGACCTCGCCACCACGGACCTCGACGCCGCGAAAGCCTTCTACGCCGGCGTGCTGGGATGGGAGTTTCAGCAGGTCAGCCCCATGTACGCCCTGGCGAAGAAAGACGGCATGTCCGTCGCCGGCGTGGCCCAGGTGCCGAAGGACAACGTCTCCCTGTGGGGCATGATGCTCTACACCCCCAACGTCGCAGATGCCCACGCGAAAGCCCTCGAGGCCGGCGCCACCAGCGTGCTCGAGCCGCAGGACATCAAGGACGGCTCCTCCATGGCAATGATCGTCGACCCGTGCGGAGCGACCGTCGGGTTGAAGCGCCCAGCCGATGAGATCGCCCTGTTCGCCGCCGGCGAGCCGTCCACCCCTGTGTGGCACGAGCTGTTGGTCGGCGCCGAGTGGGACAAGACCCTGGAGTTCTACCACACCCTCGCGGGCTGGGATATTCGCGCGATGGGTGGCGGCAGCAACGGCGATGCAGGCGCTAGCGATAGCGATGCCGATGCCAGCTCTCGCTACGCCGTGGGCGAATACGACGGCGCCGCGCTCGTCGGGATGTGGGATACCTCCCGCATGCTGACCCCGGACACCCTCAATACCGACGCCACCAGCGCCGCGGGCGTCCCCGAGGCCACGGATGCTTCTACTGTGTCCATGTGGACGTTGTACATGGGCGTGGGAAACCTGAGTGAGGCGATCGGCAAAGCCCTGGAGCTCGGCGGCACGCTGGTGCGCGAACCATGGCTGTCCGAATTCGGACGGATGGCCACGATCCAGGACGCCCAAGGCGCGCTCCTCAACCTCTGCGAAGTGGAGGAGTACGTGCCGAGCGAGGACGAGGTGCACGAGCCAGACTTGTTCGCGCCGGAGGACTTCCGAGCGAACTAGCGCCGGCGCCGCGGTGCCGCGGCGCACTACCAGATCGTCACGCGCTGATCCTCATCCAGCCACATGCCGTCGCCAGGGGCCACATCGAAGGCCTCATAGAACTCGGCCACGTTCGAGCTGATCACATTGCACCGGAACTCCGCCGGGGAGTGCGGATCAATGGACGCGTATTGCGCGGCCATCTGCGGACGGATCGCGGTCTGCCAGATCCGCGCCCAGCGCAGGAACACCCGCTGCAGGGCAGTGAACTCCCCATCCATGCCCTCCACGGGGGCGCTGGGCGCTGTGTCGAAATCAAGCCCCTGGTCCGCCAGGTAGTGCCGCAGCGCCACGATCGCGATGCCCAGTCCTCCCAGGTCACCGATGTTTTCACCCAGTGTGAAGCGCCCATTGACCGTGTGGTCCTCAATGCCACGCTGACGCAGACCCGTCGGCACCAGCCCGTCGAACTGCTCCACCAACTTGTCCGTCAGCGCGCTGAACGCAGCGCGGTCCTCCTCCGTCCACCAGGAGTTCAGGTTGCCGTCGCCGTCAAACTTGGAACCCTGGTCATCGAAGCCATGCCCAATCTCGTGGCCAATGACAGCTCCAATGGCTCCAAAGTTCGCTGCTGCATCCGCGCCGGCGTCGAAAAATGGGGGACGGAGGATCGCGGCGGGGAAGGTAATGTCGTTTTTGACGGGATTATAGAAGGCGTTGACGGTCTGCGGGGTGCAGAACCACTCGTCGCGGCGGGCGGGCTTGCCGAGCTTCGCGACCTCGTAATCGTGGTTGAACGCGGTGGCCGCGCGCACGTTGGCCAGCACATCCGCGCCGGTGGGGGAGAAGGACAGACTGTCGAAGCTGCGCCACGAATCCGGATAGCCGATGTTCGCGGTGAACTTCTCCAACTTCGCCAGGGCCTTGTCCTTGGTGGCGTCCGTCATCCACGGCAGTTGCTCGATGCGCTCGCGGTACGCGGCGATAAGGTAATCCACCAGCTCCAGCATCTTTTCCTTATTCTCCGGTGGGAAGTGCTCGGCCACGAAGTGCGTGCCGACCTCTTCGCCGATCTGGCTTTCGACCAGGCCTACGCCGCGCTTCCAGCGGGCGCGCTGCTCGGTAGCTCCGGAGAGGGTTTTGCTGTAGAACTCCCAGTTGCGGTCCACGATGGGCTTCGGGAGCAGGCCGGCGCGGGAGGTGAGGACGCGCCAGGCGGCCCAGAGCTTCCATTCGCTGAGATCGCGGCTGGCGAGCGTGGCGACGTGCTCCAGGTAGCTGGGCTGGTTCACGATGATGGTGCCGTGGCTGGCGGGCACGCCGGTGG encodes:
- a CDS encoding RNA-binding S4 domain-containing protein translates to MHIPEISIRDQEIKLGQFVKLANLVETGGVAKEVIASGAVNVNGQTETRRGKTLRAGDEVTLVDLTTGEVLVGARVATNENLGVDDDDDLGEYFDEATADDDFDPEKWRNM
- a CDS encoding VOC family protein encodes the protein MPALIAQPGMPIWVDLATTDLDAAKAFYAGVLGWEFQQVSPMYALAKKDGMSVAGVAQVPKDNVSLWGMMLYTPNVADAHAKALEAGATSVLEPQDIKDGSSMAMIVDPCGATVGLKRPADEIALFAAGEPSTPVWHELLVGAEWDKTLEFYHTLAGWDIRAMGGGSNGDAGASDSDADASSRYAVGEYDGAALVGMWDTSRMLTPDTLNTDATSAAGVPEATDASTVSMWTLYMGVGNLSEAIGKALELGGTLVREPWLSEFGRMATIQDAQGALLNLCEVEEYVPSEDEVHEPDLFAPEDFRAN
- a CDS encoding M13 family metallopeptidase, which produces MSNETQEATNSPEPTQDTPQEPTNSLTDNITEGPSHPIAPTQDLYRHVNGHWLATHTIPADRPVDGTFHTLRDQSEKDVKNIIEQQAADNPHGRIGALYSSFMDAQGIDNAGLTVLEEDLKGVRSASNIKELAEALGHLDRAGIGGVVGYYIEKDSGDSLGASGLTQLYLVQTGLGLPDEAYYREQQHEQTRQAYKAFVTDMIALAQELPEFAGDPAELADTLIGFETALAEGHWDNVTSRDADKTYNPTAIADLPTGFPFATWLEATGVPASHGTIIVNQPSYLEHVATLASRDLSEWKLWAAWRVLTSRAGLLPKPIVDRNWEFYSKTLSGATEQRARWKRGVGLVESQIGEEVGTHFVAEHFPPENKEKMLELVDYLIAAYRERIEQLPWMTDATKDKALAKLEKFTANIGYPDSWRSFDSLSFSPTGADVLANVRAATAFNHDYEVAKLGKPARRDEWFCTPQTVNAFYNPVKNDITFPAAILRPPFFDAGADAAANFGAIGAVIGHEIGHGFDDQGSKFDGDGNLNSWWTEEDRAAFSALTDKLVEQFDGLVPTGLRQRGIEDHTVNGRFTLGENIGDLGGLGIAIVALRHYLADQGLDFDTAPSAPVEGMDGEFTALQRVFLRWARIWQTAIRPQMAAQYASIDPHSPAEFRCNVISSNVAEFYEAFDVAPGDGMWLDEDQRVTIW